TAGATAATTCGTATTAATTTTTCTCTAGACAATTAATAAGAACTCGAGAGACTTTCGAGATTTAACTTGAAACTCCGATTTTCCTCAAATTGGGTCCACTTCCATAGACATGTAAATAGTTTAAATGACCGGTCTAAGATATGCTAAAATCTCTTCATGAAGTGGCTCATTTGCTTATGGAGCAAAGAAGTGGCCTCAGATTTAGGATGAAACACATGGTAGACATGTTGCTCCCCCTTGGCCTCCACCAGCTCCACCTCCTTCACTCGCCCCTTCAAGAACTCTGCATACATCATCCCCCTCTCCTTGAGGAAATCCAGCTCCGCCACGTGGACCACCACCGGCGGGAACCGCCGCCACTCGTCGGCCGACATTCTTGCCATCTCGAAGTTGCAACCTGGATAGTCGCGGTCCGAGCCTTCCGGTATGCTCAGTCTCCAGAACAAGTCGTTCGAACCGACGTTCTTGCCGCCTTCGTCTGCCAATTCCTTCTCGGTCCTTCTCTTGCTGCCGAAGTACGGATGTATCGACATCAACCCTGCGATGGACATGGGGCAGGTGGCGTCCTGCAGCGCCCTGATCACCACGTGGTGAGCTATGTTCGCCCCGGCGCTATCTCCAGACAAAAACAGGCGGGAGAGGTCGGAACGCTTGAGCCAAGGGTCGGTGCCATTAGAGCGGCTTAGCCACTCCAGGGAGGCGTAACAGTCTTCATAGGCAACGGGAAGGCGGTTCTCGGGTGCCAATCGATAGTCCACCGAGAAGACAATGCACTGGGCCACAAGACAGAGGTCCCCGAGAAAATGGTGGTAGCCCAGCCATGTTGTGGAGCCGATGCAGAAGCCGCCGCCGTGGAAATACGCCAGGACGGGGAGGCGGGCCGAGGAAGTAGCAGGAGCATTGGGGATGAAAATTCTTGCAGTTATCGGTTTGGACGTGTCGATCACCACATCCTTTGAGAAATACCCAGCGGAGGAATCATTCGAGGCGGGGGCGATTTCGGGCACGAAGCGCTTGATGGATCCATCGGACAAGACTCGAAGGAAAACGGGCATTTCTGCATCAATGGACATCTTGTTGGAAACGTTTGAGCTAGTCCACACGGCTTACTGAGCATTCAGAAGAAAAATCAGATTATAAAACTTGGAAGGAGGCTTAGGTTTATATATAGTGTCACTGGGGAAGAGGATGGGAATTTGCTCCTAGGATTTAGAATTGATGTTTGGTGAGTCTCATGTCAAGCGTGAGTTGCTCCAGTTTCATCATGCATGAAGAGTGTGAGCGATGAGATCATGCAAAGAGTCAAATGGCTATTACATTCAAGGTTCGATGAGAAGAGCGTGATGCGGCAAAAGCGGGGCGAATTGCAGCATTGCAGCAGAAGCTTCGTATGAGAACTCGATGCGGTCTCGGCAGCAGCTAAATCCCCATGAAAATCAAACTTTAGTTCGTACAAGGCGTGAAAATTGCGCAACAATTCGATCTTTCAGACACTTAGGGAGAAATCTGAAGCAAGGACTGGTAGATAGCAAGGTTTTGCTGCACAGAAGAGCAAGCAATCAAGAAAATGAAGCGGTGAGAGTTGCCAAAGATGAAACAAAAGATTTTGCTTAAATTCCACAATAGGAGCACAATGAGTTATTCCACTTGTACAAATACAATTTTAAAACAAGAAGCATCCACAGAGTTATCCGCCCCTAACTCTGGAAAAGAAGACGGATTATCAGTATCGATATCGGTAAACCTTTCGAGCAGGAATAGGAAAAGGACACATAATGAGAGTCCGAGGGGTCCTTCCGAATCACTAATTAGCGTGTCGGTGCCAAATTGGGTTGTTCTCCGTCTAATCTTCACCCTTTTGATTATTATGTAGAGGCGGTGGCGAGAACATGCTCACTGTCGAGCTTCCGCCCCTAATCTCCTCAGACACGCAAAGCCGATAAAGTGAGCTTCTTGTACATGCTCTCCATGATCTCAATCTCAACGAACTCGCTGGGAACTCTAAGCAGGCTATCTTTCGGATCAGCCACAGTAGTCTCATCATCCTTCGTCTCGAAGTCTACTGTTTGGTGGTCGTTCTCGAAGAGAAGCTGATCGAGCACGCTTTCACACTCCTTCACAAGCTTTTTGAGCACATCCCTCCTGAAAAACGGCTGCTGCAGAGCCTTCTCGATGAAAGCAAGCGGATCAGCGTGCCGCTTCGCTTGTCGTACTTCTTTATTATCTTCACTAGTCCCCTGCGATTTGAAGCTCGATGTTAAGCAAGAGAAACAAGGGAAGCACTGAAGCACTCATCTTGAACTAACTTCATCTGTATGACCAAGCTTTTATCCTACAAAAATCTAGTTCATCAATGAGATACCTATGCAGTTCAGAGCGCTGTAATTCTCCAGCAAAACCATTTCTCCATGGAAATCCACTATTTCGCTACGCACTTCCATCAACTCGCTGTCCGCGCCCTCGGCCTTTGCTACCCGATCTTGCAAATCCTACACTCCAGTGAGACCTGCGAGGAGTCGGACTCGAGTTTCAAGTTAAGAGTATCACAGCGGCAAAACCAAGCGATTGCTTTTAAATTAGAAGAAAAGTAGCAAAGACACTGAACAACGTTAACGAAGTTGCTGGCTTTCAGAATTCTGGTCCTGGCTAAGGCATTTTTATCAGTCCGAAGCTCCTTTTTCGGTATATCATCTACCGAACACAGGCAAAAAAACTCGGTTTTGAAATAGGTTCTGTCCTCATAAACAGAAAGCAATTACTAGTGATGTGCGCTCCTGGTTATAGAACTCCCGAAATGATGTCTACGGACGTTTCCACAATGCTGTTCCATTGAGAATTGAAACACGAATACTAATCAATTTGATCGCCCCACTCTGTTATTCTGAAATTTACTATCCAGCTCGGATCCTTTCGGTCTTTCTAGCTCGACCCCATGAGTAATTCGATCAAGCCCTCTGAATTGGTTAAGCTCTTGCATGCTACAACACCACTCTCTCGCAGAGAGATGCTATAAAACAGAACCATTTCATCCATTCATTGATTTCCAGACTAACACAGTAAGCATGAATCATAGACACTGCCATCCACAGAAAACAAGCTATCATAAATTATTAAGggtctgcatggtaaccattctcattctataattctgattctaagaacaaaaaaggatgagaaccgcatttggtaacgcaaataaatttgattctgattctgttcccggaatcagttttagagcaaaattcagaacaaaaaaaaagttggttctgaaaaaaagaatcacttttgagaatcacaaaatagaatgaagtcTATGATGAGAACCATTCGCATTCTATAATTCTGATTctaagaacaaaaaaggatgagaaccgcatttggtaacgcaaataaatttgaatatgattctgttcctggaatcagttttagagcaaaattcggaacaaaaaaaaaagttggttctgaaaaaaagaatcacttttgagaatcacaaaatagaatgaagtttcacatttcttactttttcctttcaattctattgtcacttttccctcaacctaataaaaataaaataaaataattgatttttttttaaatcacaaaaaatttagaaaatccctaaaaatagaagaagcttagattaggctagtttgacgtCATTTcacaaatttgggcctaaattttctaaatttcatagatttcactcttctacaaaaaaaaatgtcgcagaaaatgagggcatccaacatgcgaATGATAACATATACACTCGTAACCGCGCGTCACAAAATATGACCATCTCCACATGGAGCTAGAGCTAAACATCCACTTGAATTTAAGACAGAAGctacaaaatgatagtgaaggacttgcacttcgtatcaaggagtataatttaattttttttttgtcggttgaTAATTTGGTTATTCAACCaatatgtttgtatgtattttggacaatacaatatttaaagaaaaaaaaaatgagttcttaatatgggaaatGTCCCCCGCTTTAATCAAACTTCAAACTTtatgtattaaaatttatgtttcatttatgacatgctaaaaaaacaatgtattttgaaatatttgagtgtgcattggaaattagccttcaatttaggattaaattttacaaaataactacatacttatttgacttaaatgaaaaaaaattagggagaGAAACAGTTTTTCGAAACAGAAATTCTATATAATTATCAAAAgcgttctaattctctaaactTCATCtaggaatagaatcagaaaaagttattttaatcagaatcagttTTCCGGaatagaatggttaccatgcacgACCTAAATCTCATTCCTGGTGCACTAAATTCAATTGCCTCAAAAAGGTTAGGGAGATGAAAACCAAGCGAAAAAGCGAGAAATAAGTTACTTTACCGCCCATCTAATGATATGCTCTTCCTCTCTGTCCATGAAGAACTCATTGATCTTGTTGATCTTGCCATCCAACAGCTCGAAATCGACCGCCTCCTCTGCCTCCGTGGTGCAGTCCCTTCCCCCCTCTGCGGAGTCCAGACGGAGGCAGTCGACTAGAGGGCAGAACGGCGTGCTGCCGTTTTTCGGGTAGATGAGCTCGAGCTGCTTCTTCAAGTCCTTGTAGGACAGGAACTTGTCACGCCAATCGGGGCTGTGCCTCGTCGACCAGCCTCTTCACGATCTTCCAGAACTTCATTGGTATCGCACGGGCCCTCTCGGTCCCTCTCTGGGTTTTGTAGAGAGAGGGTGAAAGGGACAGGGGAGAGAATACTCGGCTGGTCCGGGATCATGGGAATAAACTGGGACTGACAGACTGTTGCttggttcttcttcttggtcttcTTGAATCGGCATACGATGGGATTGGCTTCGTTTACTTCTTCCAATTCTTGGAGTTGGCGAAAACGTGGGGATTGAAGCTTCGTTTCCAGGAAAGCGACGAAACGTTGGTGCCTGTTATGCTTACGAGGAGGAAAACGAGACATTCTCGGGGATCTTCTCTTTCATTCGATCctcttccttttgttcttttcctccGCTGGGTTTCGTAACCTCCGACGGGGAGACAGAGTTGATACCAACTCTCGACACAATCGAAGCTTCAGCGTGTATGATGAATGTTAAACAAGTCGATACGGCGAAAAATGGGGCAGCTTCAGCTTGGCTTGATTGGATCCCGGGAAATACCGGTCTGTCTCTGtgagtgaaagaattttttacgaattgattttctagaatttcaCGTGTTTGAATTGCTAAAAATGATCTGTCGACGGAAAATCATTTGTGGTCAAAGTGTTGGAATTATACATCGAGAAATACAACTTACCTCTTCGATATTCAACTACGGAAGTAACCCGGAATGCACGTTGAATCGCCAATGCACCCTCCAAGTATTTTCAAGCCCATGATGGTCTGAATATAATCACAAAGGAAAATGTCCACGTTTCACAAAGATAGTGCGGATTTGATTCTCAAAATAGTGATGGATTGCCTGTCGTGTTTgtttgtgtgtgagagagaaagGCGGGACAAAGAAACTCATGTTGCTCTTTTGTTTGTTATTTCGTCTCGCGTATCCCTTCGAACGTTATCTATGTCTTTTCATAAATAAGAATGCAGCCATTCAAAAGACACATCTTCGTGGGGTCCTCTCAATTGCAACCCATCATGGATGTAATCTTACACAAAGGAAATATAAAGTAGGTCTGTCAATAGAGGTTTTGAACAGATTTATTAATCCAAACTTATTGGAATGGGACATGTAAGGGTCACTATAAATTTGAAAAGCCTAGCCATAGCTGATTCTAAAAGCCTAAAATAAATGGGTTTAAATGGGTTCTAAACTAAACCCATTTTCAACTCAAAAGGGCatggtgggtttggttcaactttggaaatggcctttgggaaaatgcaaatacttttagcctaatgggttttgggaaaatgcaaatggcgTTTGGTAAAAAACGCTTTGAAAAACAGCTTTGGGCTAACTAatattttgcaaaacaaatttgcAAAGGGACTTTCTACcagatttattttttaaataaaaaataattaaaaaagaaaaagaaaatccaaacctAGGGTTACGGCCACCGGCGTGCCAGATTTGGCTATTACATTCAAGGTTCGATGCGATGCGGCAAAAGAGGGGCGAATTGCGGCATTGCAGCAGAAGCTTCGTATGAGAACTCGATGCGGTCTCGACAGCAGCTAAATCACTATGAAAAATCCAACTTTAGCTAGTACTAGGCGCGAAGTTGCACGGCAATTTGATCTTTCAGACACTTACGGAGAAATTTGAAGCAAGGATTGAAAAGTAGGAAGGTCTTGCTGCACAGAAGAGCAAGCAATCAAGGAAAATGAAGCAGTGAGAGTTGCCAAAGATGAGTTATTCCACTTGTACAAGTACAATTTGAGAACGAGAAGCATCCACAGAGTCATGCACCCTTAACtctggaaaagaagaaggattaTCAGTATCGATATCAGTAAACCTCTCGAGCGGGAATAGGAAAGAGACGTATAATGCGAAGCCGAGGGGGCCTTCCGGATCGCTAATATTAGCGTGTGGGGGTACCAAAACGGGTTATTCTTCGTCTAATCTTCACCCTTTTGATTATTATGCAGAGGCGGTAGCGAGAACATGCTCACAGTCGAGCTTCCGCTCCGAATCTCCTCAAACACACGCAAAGCTGATAAAGTGAGCCTCTTGTACATGCTCTCCATGATCTCATTCTCAACGACAGTAGTCTCGTCTGTCTGGCGGTCGTTCTCGAAGAGAAGCTGATCGAGCACCCTCTCGCACTCCTTCGCAAACTTTTTGAGCACATCCGTCCTGCAAAACGGCTGCTGCAGAACCTTCCGGATGAAAGGCAAGCAGATCACCGCGCCGCTCCGCTTGTCGTACTTCTTTATTATCTTCACTAGCCCTGCGGTTTGCAGCGCGAGGTTAGGCCAAGAAAAACAAGGGAAGCACTCGTCTTGAACTTCCCGCATAGGTATTGCCTAGACGTACCTATGCAGTTCAGAGCGCTGTAATTCTCCAGCAAAACCATTTCTCCGTGGAAATCCACTATTTCTCTACGAACTTCCATCAACTCGCTGTCCACGCCCTCGGCCTTTGCTACCCGATCTTGCAGATCCTACATTCCAGTGCGACCCGTGAGGAATCAGACTCGAGTTTCAAGTTAGGGGAAATTATAACAAATTAGCAGCGCCGTGTTAATGAAGTTGCTGGTCCTAACTGTCATCACAAACTGTTAAATCTCATGCTATGAAACCATATTCACAGTGACATGCTAGAAAACAGAAccattttcattcattcatcgATTATCAGATTAATTCAATAAGCATGATTCAGACCCTCTTGCATCCACGGAAGACAAGCCATCACAAACTGTTAAATCTCGTTCCTGGTGCACTAAATTCAGTTGCCTCAAACCAAGCGAAAAAGCGAGAAAGAAATTACTTTACCGCCCATCTAATGATATGATCTTCCTCTCTGTCCATGAAGAACTCATTGATCTTGTTGATCTCACCATCCAACAGCTCCAGGAAATCGACCACCTCCTCCCCCACTGCCGCCACGGTGCAATCCCCGCCCCCCTCTGTGGAGTCCAGGTGGAGGCGTTTGACCAGAGGGCGGACCCGCGTGCTGCCGTCTCTCGGGTAGACGAGCTTGAGCTGCTTCTTCAAGTCCTTGTAGGACAGGAACTTGTCGCGCCAATCGGGCTGCACCTCATCGATCAGCCCCTTGAGGATCTTCCAGAACTTCATCAGGTATCCGCAATCCGCATGGGGACTCTCCGCCCCTCTCTGGGTTTTGTAGAGAGAGGGTGAAAGGGACACGGGTGAGAATATTCGGCGGGTCCGGGAATATGTGAATAAACCGTGACTGACAGACTGTTGCttggttcttcttcttggtcttcTTGAATCGGCATATGATTGGATTGACTTCGTTTACTTCTTCCAATTCTTGGAGTTGGCGAAAACGTGGGGATTGAAGCTTCGTTCCCAGGAAAGCGACGAAACGTTGGTGTCTGTCATGCTTACGACGAGGAAGACGAGACATTCTCGGGGATCTTCCCTTTCATTCGgtcctcttccttttcttcttttcctccgcttgGTTTCGCAACCTCCGATGCAGAGACGGAGTCGATATCAACTCTCGACAGCTGGTTACGGATTGCGACTCGAACGCGACACAAAACATTGTGAAATTTGACGTGACATACAGCCGAGGGCGGTCAAATTCGAAAATGGCACGACTCGACATGTTTGGACCATCCGGCCTTGCACGTAGAGATGGTTTGGCTTGAGTGTGTACGATGAATGTCAAACAAAGTCGGTATGGCAAGAAATGGGGCAGCTTTAGTTTGGCTCGATTGGATCACGGGAAACATCGGTCTGTCTTGTGTGAGGAGTGAATGAATTTTTTGCGaattgattttctagaatttcaCACAGCTTGATTTGCTCAAAATGACCGGTCAACGGAAAATCATTTGCGGTCGAA
This genomic interval from Rhodamnia argentea isolate NSW1041297 chromosome 4, ASM2092103v1, whole genome shotgun sequence contains the following:
- the LOC115743554 gene encoding probable carboxylesterase 17, which gives rise to MSIDAEMPVFLRVLSDGSIKRFVPEIAPASNDSSAGYFSKDVVIDTSKPITARIFIPNAPATSSARLPVLAYFHGGGFCIGSTTWLGYHHFLGDLCLVAQCIVFSVDYRLAPENRLPVAYEDCYASLEWLSRSNGTDPWLKRSDLSRLFLSGDSAGANIAHHVVIRALQDATCPMSIAGLMSIHPYFGSKRRTEKELADEGGKNVGSNDLFWRLSIPEGSDRDYPGCNFEMARMSADEWRRFPPVVVHVAELDFLKERGMMYAEFLKGRVKEVELVEAKGEQHVYHVFHPKSEATSLLHKQMSHFMKRF
- the LOC115743528 gene encoding SPX domain-containing protein 1-like — encoded protein: MKFWKILKGLIDEVQPDWRDKFLSYKDLKKQLKLVYPRDGSTRVRPLVKRLHLDSTEGGGDCTVAAVGEEVVDFLELLDGEINKINEFFMDREEDHIIRWADLQDRVAKAEGVDSELMEVRREIVDFHGEMVLLENYSALNCIGLVKIIKKYDKRSGAVICLPFIRKVLQQPFCRTDVLKKFAKECERVLDQLLFENDRQTDETTVVENEIMESMYKRLTLSALRVFEEIRSGSSTVSMFSLPPLHNNQKGED